The Candidozyma auris chromosome 1, complete sequence genome includes a region encoding these proteins:
- a CDS encoding protein-arginine N-methyltransferase SFM1 — translation MKYIIEHMEEGFSEWVILEYSQILREVGPDNLILTSLPDGTTEKDIPQRLLDIGLRWTTKECVTIDGGIDCSKVCLLDPAATTDLVPEDRSKFEYFVFGGILGSHPRIDRTGILREKYGFAGRRLGELQMTTDTAIRVTQSIIEEQKQFENIKFIDYPEIKFSKHESTEMPFRYVMDSKDEPILPSGMLELIKHDAEQSIDDLLVE, via the coding sequence ATGAAATACATAATTGAGCATATGGAGGAGGGTTTTTCTGAATGGGTCATACTCGAGTACTCTCAGATCCTTCGTGAAGTTGGTCCCGATAATCTTATTTTGACCTCCTTACCAGATGGAACGACGGAAAAGGACATACCGCAAAGACTTCTTGACATAGGCTTGCGGTGGACCACAAAGGAATGTGTAACAATCGACGGCGGAATAGATTGCTCTAAAGTGTGTCTTCTAGACCCCGCTGCTACAACAGACTTAGTGCCTGAGGATCGATCGAAATTTGAATACTTTGTTTTCGGGGGAATCTTGGGTTCTCACCCAAGAATTGACAGAACTGGAATACTAAGAGAAAAGTATGGCTTTGCTGGTCGCCGTTTAGgtgagttgcaaatgacaaCTGATACAGCCATCAGAGTGACTCAGCTGATCATTGAGGAGCAAAAGCAGTTTGAGAATATCAAGTTTATCGATTATCCAGAGATCAAATTCAGCAAGCACGAGTCGACAGAGATGCCCTTTAGGTACGTCATGGACTCCAAAGACGAGCCAATTTTGCCTTCGGGTATGCTTGAGTTGATAAAGCACGATGCTGAACAAagcattgatgatcttctAGTCGAATGA